In Malassezia vespertilionis chromosome 8, complete sequence, a genomic segment contains:
- the ALT1 gene encoding alanine transaminase (COG:E; BUSCO:EOG09263OQH; EggNog:ENOG503NU5I), which yields MLYVDKYRPKALSELQYHPELTEQLDALAASDDFPHVLFYGPTGAGKKTRIACLLKQLYGPGALKLKVDQRVFLNPSKRKIEVNLISSNYHIEITPRHVLALTLTSSDAGAYDRLIIQDILKEIAQTQQVDQNAARKFKIIVINEADSLSRDAQAALRRTMEKYMGNLRLILCANSTSRIIAPIRSRCLLLRVGAPSDADMSRVLRSVAKREKFHLGDDTALQVTQNAGGNMRKALLVLETLRVQSPDLSGPVSIAQPDWQTYCERTADMILSEQTPARLLAVRGRLYELLVHAIPASLIFQTLTDYLVKRVDDALRASIVEKAAYYELRSATGNKPIFHLEAFVVQVMYLQKSLLLGMDVEAFRDTLNPHVLEVEYAVRGEIPMRAAALEQDLENGTSKLPFDSIVWSNIGNPQQQPNLAQPPLTFWRQVAALTEYPALLDAPADIRDKLFPVDAQQRARELVEEVGSVGAYTGSKGISLVRKRVAEFVEKRDGYPEDFENIYLTAGASAAIATLFHIFFRQDIDGVLIPIPQYPLYTATLTLLGVEAIHYNLQGDHHWDPSLSDIQKCIKDARARDVCPRAIVIINPGNPTGACMPLSQIQDVIRVAYRENLVIFADEVYQANVYQTECPFVSFRKALLDMSKSSDPEERAMADSVELVSLHSISKGMSGECGRRGGYFELTNIDSEVEAQINKLVSVSLCPPVQGQIGVDLLVKPPQEGDPSYELWHKEYTHIFDTLKARSETMATSFSKLPGLTIEPAMGSMYLFPRLHLSKKAWEAAREKDKQVDEFYCRALLDETGICVVPGSGFGRMPEQLQDGSSYSYFRTTVLAKATDEFIARYGKFHRDFVQRYA from the exons ATGCTGTACGTGGACAAATATCGTCCGAAAGCGCTCAGCGAACTTCAGTATCACCCTGAGCTTACGGAGCAGTTGGATGCACTTGCGGCAAGCGACGATTTTCCGCATGTGCTCTTCTACGGACCGACGGGTGCCGGGAAAAAAACCCGCATTGCGTGCCTGTTAAAGCAGCTGTACGGCCCCGGCGCACTCAAG CTCAAAGTGGACCAGCGTGTGTTTCTGAACCccagcaagcgcaaaaTCGAAGTGAATTTGATCAGCAGCAACTACCATATTGAAATCACGCCGAGGCACGTTTTAGCGCTGACACTAACCTCCAGCGACGCCGGCGCCTATGACAGACTGATTATCCAGGATATTCTTAAAGAAATTGCACAGACGCAGCAAGTGGACCAAAATGCAGCACGCAAATTCAAGATCATCGTGATCAACGAAGCAGATTCCCTCTCCCGCGATGCCCAAGCCGCGCTGAGGCGGACCATGGAGAAATACATGGGAAATCTGCGTCTTATCCTCTGTGCAAACAGTACATCGCGTATCATTGCGCCTATCCGGTCGCGGTGTCTGTTGTTGCGCgttggcgcgccgagcgacgcGGATATGTCGCGCGTGCTCCGCTCTGTAGCGAAGCGTGAAAAATTTCATCTTGGCGACGATACCGCGCTGCAGGTCACACAGAACGCAGGTGGGAATATGCGCAAAGCATTGCTTGTCCTCGAGACCCTGCGTGTCCAGTCGCCTGACTTGAGTGGCCCCGtgagcattgcgcagcCCGATTGGCAGACATACtgcgagcgcacggccgATATGATATTGAGCGAGCAGACACCTGCCCGTctgcttgccgtgcgtgGCCGCCTCTACGAACTTTTGGTCCATGCTATTCCAGCCTCGCTCATTTTCCAGACACTCACCGACTATTTGGTGAAGCGCGTAGACGACGCGCTTCGTGCGAGTATTGTGGAGAAAGCCGCATATTAC GAATTACGAAGTGCTACTGGCAACAAGCCCATATTCCATCTCGAGGCATTCGTGGTGCAAGTCATGTACCTCCAAAAGTCCCTGCTGCTGGGCATGGATGTGGAGGCGTTCAG AGATACGCTGAATCCCCATGTACTCGAGGTTGAGTatgctgtgcgcggcgagattCCCATGCGGgcagccgcgctcgagcaagacCTCGAGAATGGCACGTCCAAGCTGCCGTTCGATTCTATCGTCTGGTCGAACATTGGCAATCCCCAGCAGCAGCCAAATCTTGCGCAGCCGCCGCTGACATTTTGGCGCCAGGTGGCCGCTCTGACAGAGTACCCTGCGCTACTTGATGCTCCGGCTGATATTCGCGATAAGCTGTTTCCTGTagatgcacagcagcggGCGCGCGAATTGGTGGAAGAAGTTGGTAGTGTCGGTGCCTATACAGGATCCAAAGGTATCtcgcttgtgcgcaagcgcgttGCCGAGTTTGTCGAGAAGCGCGACGGCTACCCCGAAGATTTCGAAAACATTTACCTCACCGCCGGCGCATCCGCCGCCATTGCGACTCTTTTCCACATTTTTTTCCGCCAGGATATCGACGGTGTGTTGATTCCCATTCCTCAGTACCCTCTGTACACCGCGACATTAACTTTGCTTGGCGTCGAGGCGATCCACTACAATCTGCAAGGGGACCATCATTGGGATCCCTCTTTGTCAGACATTCAAAAGTGCATCAAagatgcgcgagcgcgcgacgttTGCCCCCGCGCGATTGTCATCATCAACCCGGGCAACCCCACAGGCGCATGCATGCCGCTGAGCCAAATCCAGGACGTGATCCGAGTGGCCTACCGTGAGAATTTGGTCATCTTTGCCGACGAGGTATACCAGGCGAATGTGTACCAAACCGAGTGCCCTTTTGTGTCCTtccgcaaagcgctgctggacaTGAGCAAAAGCAGCGATCCAgaggagcgcgcgatggCTGATTCAGTCGAGCTTGTATCGCTGCACAGTATCAGCAAGGGTATGAGCGGCGAATGtggacgccgcggcggctACTTTGAGCTGACCAATATCGACTCCGAAGTTGAGGCGCAGATAAACAAGCTGGTGAGCGTATCGCTGTGCCCGCCGGTGCAGGGCCAAATTGGCGTAGACTTGCTGGTAAAGCCGCCCCAAGAAGGGGACCCAAGCTACGAGCTCTGGCACAAAGAGTACACCCATATTTTCGACACGCTGAAAGCTCGCTCGGAGACCATGGCCACGAGTTTCAGTAAACTACCTGGCCTCACCATTGAGCCTGCCATGGGGTCCATGTATCTGTTCCCCCGGCTCCATCTCTCGAAAAAAGCGTGGGAGGCCGCACGGGAAAAAGACAAGCAGGTTGACGAGTTTtactgccgcgcgctgctggacgagaCGGGAATCTGTGTCGTTCCAGGCTCTGGCTTTGGCCGCATGCCCGAACAGCTACAAGATGGCTCCAGCTACTCCTACTTCCGCACTACGGTCCTAGCAAAAGCAACCGATGAGTTTATCGCACGTTACGGCAAGTTCCACCGCGACTTTGTCCAGCGCTACGCATAa
- a CDS encoding uncharacterized protein (EggNog:ENOG503NW9P; CAZy:CE10; SECRETED:SignalP(1-21); MEROPS:MER0000263; COG:O) produces MQLRNSVLAGACFALVCCAAADTSHVLTPELLIEAARPGTGIVNHEGTQVIVPVSYASTQTGKKSSDLYHVQLNHTARDPKSAAARVAQNTSEESAFLDETSFAFLANKTLFTCSLKAACKPVKLLDVPVRIENLRSVQHDNDTTLVFSATVYEDGSLEGAASAEESEALHNWEKHYKVYDDLMVRHWDQWLYPKRKTQLFSVDVAKDEHGVWHNTSAFRNMMGGTRLESPVGPLGTAQDFAVSSRYCIFTAKDPDMNPAWHTKQNLYLVPLRGGPAPRKITRDGRGWVGSPAISPDGDTIAFLQQYRDGFESDRKIVQTYSIRANAQTEQYSDWQLSPDALTFSRDGRTLYISVPEHEQVRLYRAPFHDGKLGARRALVEQGGVSGFAELADESLLYTLSSFDHPNDQFVYKDGHSERLTDFFGADDRYSQLDLGATAEQFDYIGSDNVTMHGWIVRPPGDTDKKLPLAVLIHGGPEGDWTNAWSTRWNPKVFAAAGFVVAMLDPSGSTSFGQDMTARVLQHWGDRVLKDVLKGVHHVLDTQPNVDRQRVVAAGASFGGYMVNWIQGHNNDSLFKALVTHDGVFNTEANWYTTDELYFPEAEFGGMPWTNKNGFGQFSPHHHTGNWNTPHLIVHGGRDYRLDPAEGIAAFNTLQRRGVPSRLLFFPNEGHWVTDAKNALKWHHEVIGWLVQWSARDAAPAYRTAPRMMHFQSTP; encoded by the coding sequence ATGCAGCTTCGGAATTCGGTGCTTGCGGGTGCGTGCTTTGCACtcgtgtgctgcgcggcggcagacACCTCACATGTGCTTACTCCTGAACTTCTAATAGAGGCGGCGCGTCCCGGGACCGGAATTGTGAATCACGAAGGTACGCAAGTCATTGTTCCCGTCTCCTATGCGTCTACGCAGACGGGCAAAAAAAGCAGCGACCTCTACCACGTCCAGCTGAATCACACTGCGCGCGATCCGAAgagcgctgctgctcgtgTAGCGCAAAATACTTCAGAGGAGAGTGCGTTTCTCGATGAAACATCGTTTGCGTTCCTTGCCAACAAGACACTGTTTACGTGCTCGCTCAAAGCAGCGTGCAAACCCgtcaagctgctcgacgtgcCTGTCCGCATTGAGAACTtacgcagcgtgcagcaTGACAATGACACGACGCTTGTATTTTCCGCTACTGTGTATGAAGATGGCTCGCTCGAGGGCGCGGCAAGTGCCGAAGAAagcgaggcgctgcacaattGGGAGAAGCATTACAAAGTCTATGATGACTTGATGGTGCGCCATTGGGACCAGTGGCTCTACCCCAAGCGAAAAACGCAACTCTTTTCCGTGGACGTGGCGAAGGACGAGCATGGCGTGTGGCACAACACCAGCGCGTTCCGCAACATGATGGGGGGCACAAGGCTAGAATCGCCCGTAGGACCTCTCGGTACCGCGCAAGACTTTGCAGTCTCGTCTCGCTATTGCATCTTTACGGCCAAGGACCCTGATATGAACCCTGCTTGGCACACGAAACAGAACTTGTACCTCGTCccgctgcgcggcggcccagcaccgcgcaaaaTTACGCGCGACGGCCGCGGCTGGGTGGGCAGCCCCGCGATATCCCCCGACGGTGATACCATTGCATTTTTGCAGCAGTACAGAGATGGATTCGAGAGCGACCGCAAGATCGTGCAGACCTACTCGATCCGCGCCAATGCGCAAACCGAGCAGTACAGTGACTGGCAGCTGTCGCCTGACGCTCTCACATTCTCGCGCGATGGGCGTACCTTGTACATTAGCGTGCCCGAGCACGAGCAAGTGCGTCTATACCGCGCACCGTTCCACGACGGCAAGCTCggtgcacgccgcgcactcGTCGAGCAAGGCGGAGTGAGTGGATTTGCTGAGCTTGCAGACGAAAGCCTGCTCTACACGCTCTCTTCGTTCGATCACCCCAACGATCAGTTTGTGTACAAAGACGGCCACAGCGAGCGCTTAACCGACTTTTTTGGCGCAGACGACCGGTACAGCCAGCTGGACCTCGGCGCAACAGCAGAGCAGTTTGACTATATCGGTAGCGACAATGTCACAATGCACGGCTGGATCGTCCGGCCGCCAGGAGACACGGACAAGAAGCTGCCGCTCGCGGTGCTAATTCACGGCGGTCCCGAAGGCGATTGGACTAATGCGTGGTCTACGCGCTGGAACCCCAAAGTATTTGCTGCCGCTGGATTTGTTGTCGCCATGCTCGATCCCTCTGGATCCACGAGCTTTGGGCAGGATATGACAGCACGTGTCCTGCAGCACTGGGGCGATCGCGTCCTGAAAGATGTGCTGAAAGGTGTGCACCACGTCTTGGACACGCAGCCAAATGTCGATAGGCAGCGTGTCGTGGCGGCAGGCGCGAGCTTTGGCGGTTACATGGTGAACTGGATTCAAGGACATAACAATGACTCGCTATTCAAAGCACTCGTCACACACGACGGCGTGTTCAACACAGAGGCAAATTGGTATACTACCGACGAGCTCTACTTCCCTGAAGCTGAATTCGGCGGCATGCCCTGGACGAACAAGAATGGATTTGGCCAATTCAGTCCGCACCACCATACGGGCAACTGGAATACGCCGCATTTGATCGTGCATGGCGGCCGTGACTACCGTCTAGACCCTGCCGAGGGCATCGCTGCATTCAACacactgcagcgccgcggcgtgccttcCCGGCTTCTCTTTTTCCCGAACGAGGGGCACTGGGTCACGGATGCAAAGAATGCATTAAAATGGCACCATGAAGTAATTGGATGGCTGGTCCAGTGGTCCGCTCgggatgcagcgcctgcataCCGCACGGCCCCTCGGATGATGCACTTCCAGTCGACGCCGTAG